The Streptococcus sp. 29896 genome includes a region encoding these proteins:
- a CDS encoding metal-dependent transcriptional regulator, with translation MTPNKEDYLKCIYELGQLDQKITNKLIAEKMAFSAPAVSEMLKKMVAEELISKDAKAGYLLSQTALEMVASLYRKHRLIEVFLVEQLGYSPEEVHEEAEILEHTVSDRFINRLDLLLEQPQTCPHGGSIPQAGQPLIERYQTRLSQLTETGNYQLVRIHDFYQLLQYLEQHELAVGDLLTVTDFDHFAQTITIQYKDKELAVPTAIAQQLFIEKSNRPA, from the coding sequence ATGACACCAAACAAAGAAGATTACCTAAAATGTATTTATGAACTGGGTCAATTAGACCAAAAAATTACCAATAAACTCATTGCAGAGAAGATGGCCTTCTCCGCACCAGCCGTTTCCGAAATGCTCAAAAAAATGGTAGCCGAAGAGCTCATTTCTAAGGATGCCAAGGCAGGTTATCTCCTCAGCCAAACTGCCCTTGAAATGGTAGCCAGCCTCTATCGCAAACACCGCTTGATTGAGGTATTCTTAGTTGAGCAACTTGGCTACTCTCCAGAAGAAGTACATGAAGAGGCTGAGATTTTAGAACACACCGTTTCAGATCGCTTTATCAATCGCCTAGACCTGCTACTGGAACAGCCTCAAACTTGTCCTCACGGGGGAAGCATTCCTCAAGCAGGACAACCGCTCATCGAACGCTACCAGACACGGCTGTCACAGCTAACTGAGACAGGGAACTACCAGCTTGTCCGTATCCATGACTTCTATCAACTCCTTCAGTACTTGGAACAACATGAATTAGCTGTCGGCGATTTACTAACCGTCACAGACTTCGACCACTTTGCCCAAACCATCACCATCCAGTACAAGGACAAAGAGCTCGCCGTCCCAACAGCCATCGCTCAACAATTATTCATCGAAAAAAGCAATCGCCCAGCCTAA
- a CDS encoding metal ABC transporter permease, with protein MFEVFKEYSFWTVALGTVSLAVAASTIGSISVLTKQSLLGDALGHASYPGVIVSFMIFQSRHPLYLLLGAVLSGYFSYALVHWLRRKGGHSLVNALSLVSASFFGLGMVLKNAIQGNEAFAGASQAGLQTYLFGQAAFIQLDDVILIGIISLLALVLFAFFYQDYKLYLFDQTFARVIGVRVKYLQQLTMFLMICLIAVGLKLVGAILMSSFLIAPAVFGLMLGKSYHKSLLLAGIVAIGSAFVGTWISSSVSGLSTGPTIIVCLTGLTLSAFVYVTYVRKENGRV; from the coding sequence ATGTTTGAGGTTTTCAAAGAGTATTCTTTCTGGACAGTTGCTTTAGGGACCGTCAGCCTAGCTGTGGCAGCCAGTACTATCGGAAGTATATCTGTTCTTACTAAACAGAGTTTGCTTGGGGATGCTCTTGGGCATGCTTCTTATCCTGGAGTGATTGTCTCTTTCATGATTTTTCAGTCGCGACATCCTCTCTACTTGCTGTTAGGAGCAGTGTTGTCAGGCTACTTTTCTTATGCGCTTGTTCATTGGCTGCGTCGAAAAGGTGGTCACAGCCTAGTCAATGCCCTTTCATTGGTGTCTGCTTCTTTCTTTGGTTTGGGAATGGTCTTGAAAAATGCTATTCAGGGAAATGAAGCCTTTGCAGGGGCTTCCCAGGCTGGCTTGCAAACCTATCTATTTGGACAGGCAGCCTTTATTCAGCTGGATGATGTGATACTGATCGGAATTATTTCTCTATTGGCTTTGGTATTGTTTGCTTTCTTTTATCAAGACTATAAGCTATATCTGTTTGATCAAACTTTTGCAAGGGTTATTGGTGTTCGTGTAAAGTACTTGCAGCAGTTGACGATGTTTTTGATGATTTGCCTAATTGCAGTAGGATTAAAGTTAGTCGGAGCTATTTTGATGAGTAGTTTTTTGATTGCACCAGCTGTCTTTGGCTTGATGCTGGGAAAATCGTATCACAAGAGTCTATTACTGGCAGGAATCGTTGCAATTGGGTCGGCTTTCGTAGGGACCTGGATTAGCTCCAGTGTATCTGGTTTGTCGACCGGACCGACTATTATCGTCTGTCTGACAGGTCTGACCCTGTCTGCATTTGTGTATGTTACCTATGTCAGAAAGGAGAATGGTCGTGTTTGA
- a CDS encoding metal ABC transporter solute-binding protein, Zn/Mn family, with product MKKMLFSFALLLSLIGLGACRPSQTTEGSSKPRVAVTTSFLNDMVYQLAGDEVERDLLIPAGEDPHLYVAKSSDLSKLQKADLVLYHGLHFEGKMVEALEKTGVAVSKNFNAKDLNTMDEDGEEIVDPHFWFSIPLYKSAVAVASEELQKLLPAKAEMIQKNAEKYQAQLDDLHAWVEKELSVIPKESRYLVTPHDAFNYFAASYDFTLYAPQGVSTDSEVANSDMIETVNLIIDHNIKAIFTESTTNPERMEKLQEAVKAKGGQVEVVTGEGKELFSDSLAPEGEEGDTFIDMYKHNVKLMVKYLK from the coding sequence ATGAAGAAAATGTTGTTCAGTTTTGCTCTGCTATTGTCCCTAATAGGGCTAGGAGCTTGTCGTCCATCGCAAACCACAGAAGGCTCTAGCAAGCCAAGAGTGGCTGTGACTACTTCCTTCCTCAATGACATGGTCTATCAGTTGGCGGGTGATGAGGTGGAACGTGATTTGCTGATTCCAGCAGGAGAAGACCCTCATTTGTACGTAGCCAAATCTAGTGATTTATCAAAATTACAAAAGGCTGACCTCGTTCTCTACCACGGTTTGCACTTTGAAGGTAAAATGGTTGAAGCTTTGGAGAAGACCGGAGTAGCAGTATCTAAGAACTTTAATGCAAAAGACTTGAATACGATGGATGAGGATGGAGAAGAGATTGTCGATCCGCACTTCTGGTTTTCAATTCCCTTGTACAAGTCAGCTGTAGCTGTAGCTTCAGAGGAACTACAAAAACTCTTACCTGCTAAAGCTGAGATGATTCAGAAAAATGCAGAAAAATACCAAGCGCAGCTAGATGATTTGCATGCCTGGGTAGAAAAAGAATTAAGTGTGATTCCAAAAGAAAGTCGCTATTTGGTAACACCACATGATGCCTTTAATTACTTTGCTGCTAGTTATGACTTCACTCTCTATGCTCCTCAAGGCGTGAGCACCGACTCAGAAGTGGCTAACAGTGACATGATTGAGACAGTTAACCTAATCATTGACCATAATATCAAGGCTATCTTTACAGAGTCTACAACTAATCCAGAACGCATGGAGAAATTGCAAGAGGCAGTAAAAGCCAAAGGCGGTCAGGTTGAAGTTGTTACTGGCGAAGGTAAGGAGTTATTCTCAGATTCTTTGGCACCAGAAGGCGAGGAAGGTGATACCTTTATCGACATGTACAAACATAATGTTAAATTGATGGTTAAATATCTGAAATAG
- a CDS encoding metal ABC transporter ATP-binding protein: MSAIIELKDVNLAYTASQTMALEDVNLVIPRGSRTAIVGPNGAGKSSLFKVILGLEKPDTGQVRLLGQEAGLERLIAQKVAYIPQSSQVNWQFPATVFEIVLMGRFAHSKGMFRRPTKADRQIVEQALERLKITDLRHRQIDQLSGGQRQRVFLARALAQEAELYLMDEPLAGIDQATEIMIMDMLKEFQCEGKTSIVIHHDLTTLDAYFDHLVWLHKHVIDSGPMDETLTSENYQATYGIGNGLFLGNAKGGSHV, translated from the coding sequence ATGTCAGCAATCATTGAATTAAAAGATGTCAATTTAGCATATACAGCCAGCCAGACCATGGCTTTAGAAGATGTCAATTTGGTGATTCCCAGAGGGAGTCGGACGGCTATTGTTGGACCAAATGGTGCTGGGAAATCCAGTCTATTCAAGGTCATTTTGGGGTTGGAAAAACCTGACACAGGGCAGGTTCGCTTGCTTGGTCAGGAGGCAGGTCTAGAGAGGTTGATTGCTCAAAAAGTAGCCTATATTCCCCAGTCTAGTCAAGTAAACTGGCAATTTCCTGCAACAGTCTTTGAAATTGTTCTGATGGGACGCTTCGCTCATAGTAAGGGGATGTTTAGAAGACCGACTAAGGCTGATAGACAGATTGTTGAGCAGGCTCTAGAACGGTTAAAAATTACGGATTTACGCCATCGTCAGATTGATCAGCTTTCAGGTGGGCAGCGTCAGCGGGTATTTTTAGCGAGAGCCCTGGCACAGGAAGCAGAATTGTATCTTATGGATGAGCCTCTAGCAGGGATTGATCAGGCAACAGAAATCATGATCATGGATATGCTCAAGGAGTTCCAATGTGAAGGGAAAACTTCCATTGTCATTCATCATGACTTAACGACGCTGGATGCCTACTTTGATCACCTTGTCTGGCTTCATAAGCATGTGATTGACTCTGGTCCGATGGATGAGACTTTGACAAGTGAGAATTATCAGGCGACCTACGGCATAGGAAATGGGCTGTTTTTAGGAAATGCCAAAGGAGGCAGTCATGTTTGA
- a CDS encoding metal ABC transporter permease codes for MFEVLLILMVIASSCGLIGSILVVKNQSMLADALSHSVLLGIVLGFFISHSLDSPLLIVGASLFGLLSVLAIDRLHSRKIAHDAATGLVFSCFFAVAVLLISLFARNVHLDVDLVLQGEVLFAPLHRMDVLAWSLPVSLVKSSLAWLVIVLFFVWAYHRLQVYLFDSNHARLSGLRTRILEMVILILVSLTTVLAFEAIGSMTVIVFLVAPSMAALRWVKSFWQLLLLGQGIAILTVALGFLVANQLDLTMSGTCAVVSLLVVCSSIILKNTWSRSSDK; via the coding sequence GTGTTTGAAGTATTACTCATTTTGATGGTTATTGCTAGTTCTTGTGGTTTGATCGGCTCGATACTGGTTGTAAAAAATCAATCGATGTTGGCAGATGCGCTATCGCATTCTGTCTTGCTTGGGATTGTTCTGGGATTTTTTATTAGTCATAGTTTGGATTCGCCATTGCTAATAGTTGGTGCCAGTCTGTTTGGGTTATTATCGGTTCTTGCCATTGACCGTCTGCATAGTCGAAAGATAGCGCATGATGCCGCAACAGGTCTAGTTTTTTCTTGCTTTTTTGCAGTGGCGGTTTTGCTTATTTCTCTTTTTGCTCGCAATGTTCACTTGGATGTGGATCTGGTTTTGCAGGGGGAAGTACTTTTTGCTCCGCTCCATCGTATGGATGTTCTAGCCTGGTCACTCCCTGTTAGTCTGGTCAAGTCGAGTTTGGCTTGGTTGGTTATTGTTCTATTTTTTGTTTGGGCTTACCATCGTTTACAAGTGTACCTATTTGATAGCAACCATGCTCGTTTGTCTGGCTTACGAACAAGGATTTTAGAAATGGTTATTTTGATTCTAGTTTCCTTAACTACTGTTCTGGCCTTTGAAGCGATTGGCTCGATGACTGTTATTGTTTTCTTGGTAGCACCAAGTATGGCTGCCCTACGTTGGGTCAAATCCTTTTGGCAATTGCTGCTTTTAGGGCAAGGTATCGCTATTCTAACGGTTGCGCTAGGTTTTTTAGTGGCCAATCAACTGGATTTAACTATGTCAGGGACCTGTGCCGTTGTCAGCCTTCTTGTAGTTTGTTCGAGTATTATTCTAAAAAATACTTGGTCACGGTCATCTGATAAGTGA
- a CDS encoding M13 family metallopeptidase, which yields MTRLQDDFYEYVNGEWAKTAVIPDDKPRTGGFTDLADEIEKLMIDTTNAWLAGEDVPEDSVLQNFVAFHKQVADYETRDRLGAEPAQALIAEYKALNSFEEFTSKLAEYELAGKPNLMPFGVAPDFMDATTNVLWADSLGIILPDTTYYEEGHEKGAELLKTWRESQEALLPKFGFSDEEIKDLLDKRLELDAMIAKYVLSNEEGSEYAKLYHPYEWADFTALAPELPLDDFFTAILGQTPDKIIVPEGRFWQAAKDIYSADNWELLKATLILKAAGAYTAFLSDEIRILAGAYSRALSGTPQAQNQEKAAYNLAQGYFNQALGLWYAGEKFSPAAKADVEAKVAKMIDVYKSRLETADWLAQETRDKAIVKLNVIKPYIGYPEALPERYYKKIVDPSKSLVENAIELNKIDIAHGWSKWNKPVDIKEWGMPAHMVNAYYNPQKNLIVFPAAILQAPFYSLEQSSSANYGGIGAVIAHEISHAFDSNGASFDEHGSLNNWWTEEDYAAFEARTQQVIDQFEGQDSYGAKINGKLTVSENIADLGGIAAALEAAKSEDDFSAEEFFTNFARIWRMKARPEFMQMLASVDVHAPGHLRTNIQLPNFDEFHETFGVQEGDGMWRAKEDRVIIW from the coding sequence ATGACACGTTTACAAGATGATTTTTACGAATACGTCAATGGTGAATGGGCAAAAACAGCTGTGATTCCAGACGATAAGCCAAGAACAGGTGGTTTCACGGACTTGGCGGATGAGATTGAAAAGCTCATGATTGACACGACAAACGCTTGGTTGGCGGGAGAAGATGTCCCAGAAGATAGCGTTTTGCAAAACTTCGTGGCTTTTCACAAACAAGTAGCCGACTATGAAACCCGTGACCGTTTGGGGGCAGAACCTGCTCAGGCCTTGATTGCAGAGTACAAGGCTCTCAACTCTTTCGAAGAATTTACCAGCAAGTTGGCAGAATATGAGTTGGCAGGCAAGCCAAACCTCATGCCTTTCGGTGTGGCACCTGACTTTATGGATGCGACCACCAATGTCCTCTGGGCAGATTCTCTAGGCATTATCTTGCCAGATACGACCTACTATGAGGAAGGGCATGAAAAAGGTGCAGAATTGCTCAAGACTTGGCGTGAGAGCCAGGAAGCCCTCCTGCCTAAGTTTGGTTTCAGTGATGAGGAAATCAAGGATCTCCTAGATAAACGTTTGGAACTAGATGCCATGATTGCCAAGTATGTTCTGTCAAATGAAGAGGGTTCTGAGTACGCCAAACTTTACCACCCCTACGAGTGGGCAGATTTTACTGCCTTGGCACCAGAGTTGCCTTTGGATGATTTCTTCACAGCGATTTTAGGTCAAACGCCAGACAAGATTATCGTGCCTGAGGGACGTTTCTGGCAGGCTGCCAAGGACATTTACAGTGCGGATAATTGGGAGCTTTTGAAGGCGACCTTGATTTTGAAAGCGGCTGGCGCCTATACTGCCTTCCTGTCGGATGAAATCCGTATTTTAGCAGGAGCCTACAGCCGTGCTCTTTCTGGTACACCGCAGGCTCAAAACCAAGAAAAAGCAGCCTACAACTTGGCACAAGGCTACTTTAACCAGGCCCTCGGTCTTTGGTATGCTGGAGAAAAATTCTCACCAGCAGCCAAGGCCGATGTGGAAGCAAAAGTTGCTAAGATGATAGATGTCTACAAGTCTCGTTTGGAAACGGCAGACTGGTTGGCTCAGGAAACGCGTGACAAGGCCATTGTCAAACTCAATGTTATCAAGCCTTACATCGGCTACCCAGAAGCCTTGCCAGAGCGTTATTATAAAAAGATTGTTGACCCAAGCAAGTCTTTGGTGGAAAATGCCATCGAACTAAACAAGATTGACATTGCTCATGGTTGGAGTAAGTGGAACAAGCCTGTGGACATTAAGGAATGGGGCATGCCAGCTCACATGGTCAATGCCTACTACAACCCACAGAAAAACTTGATTGTCTTTCCAGCAGCCATTTTGCAGGCACCATTCTACTCGCTAGAGCAGTCTTCATCAGCTAATTACGGCGGTATCGGTGCCGTGATTGCCCACGAGATTTCCCATGCCTTTGACTCCAACGGAGCTTCCTTTGATGAGCATGGCAGTCTAAACAACTGGTGGACAGAGGAAGACTATGCAGCCTTTGAAGCCCGTACCCAGCAGGTTATCGACCAGTTTGAGGGTCAGGATTCTTACGGTGCCAAAATCAATGGTAAGTTGACCGTGTCAGAAAACATTGCTGACCTTGGAGGGATTGCAGCGGCCTTAGAAGCAGCCAAGTCAGAAGATGACTTCTCCGCAGAGGAATTCTTCACTAACTTTGCCCGTATCTGGCGAATGAAGGCTCGTCCTGAGTTCATGCAGATGTTAGCTAGTGTCGATGTCCATGCACCAGGTCACCTACGCACCAACATCCAGTTGCCAAACTTCGATGAATTCCATGAAACATTTGGCGTTCAAGAAGGCGACGGCATGTGGCGTGCAAAAGAAGACCGTGTGATTATTTGGTAA
- the leuS gene encoding leucine--tRNA ligase: MSFYNHKEIEPKWQEFWAKNHTFKTGTDADKPNFYALDMFPYPSGAGLHVGHPEGYTATDILSRYKRAQGYNVLHPMGWDAFGLPAEQYAMDTGNDPADFTAENIANFKRQINALGFSYDWDREVNTTDPNYYKWTQWIFTKLYEKGLAYEAEVPVNWVEELGTAIANEEVLPDGTSERGGYPVVRKPMRQWMLKITAYAERLLNDLEEVDWPESIKDMQRNWIGKSTGANVTFKIKDTDKDFTVFTTRPDTLFGATYAVLAPEHDLVDSITSAEQAEAVAEYKRQASLKSDLARTDLAKDKTGVWTGAYAINPVNGKEIPIWIADYVLASYGTGAIMAVPAHDERDWEFAKQFNLEIIPVLEGGNVEEAPYTEDGIHINSDFLDGLNKEEAIAKMVAWLEENGVGQEKISYRLRDWLFSRQRYWGEPIPIIHWEDGTSTAVPENELPLVLPKTSDIKPSGTGESPLANLTDWLEVVREDGVKGRRETNTMPQWAGSSWYYLRYIDPHNDEKLADEELLKAWLPVDIYIGGAEHAVLHLLYARFWHKFLYDLGVVPTKEPFQKLFNQGMILGTSYRDSRGALVATDKVEKRDGSFFHIETGEELEQAPAKMSKSLKNVVNPDDVVEQFGADTLRVYEMFMGPLDASIAWSEEGLEGSRKFLDRVYRLITTKEISSENSGALDKVYNETVKTVTEHIEDLKFNTAIAQLMIFVNAANKEDKLYVEYAKGFVQLIAPFAPHLAEELWQGLAATGQSISYVAWPTYDESKLVESEVEIVVQIKGKVKARLTVAKDLSPAELEKVALADEKVQAEIAGQTVVKVIVIANKLVNIVTK; the protein is encoded by the coding sequence ATGAGCTTCTACAATCACAAGGAAATCGAGCCCAAATGGCAGGAATTTTGGGCAAAAAATCATACTTTTAAGACAGGGACAGATGCGGACAAGCCAAACTTTTATGCCCTAGATATGTTCCCTTATCCGTCTGGTGCGGGCTTGCACGTTGGTCACCCTGAGGGCTATACGGCGACGGACATTCTCAGCCGTTACAAGCGTGCCCAAGGTTACAACGTTCTTCACCCAATGGGTTGGGATGCCTTTGGTCTGCCAGCTGAGCAGTACGCTATGGACACGGGCAATGACCCAGCTGACTTTACAGCAGAAAACATCGCCAACTTCAAACGTCAGATTAACGCCCTTGGCTTTTCTTACGACTGGGATCGTGAGGTCAATACGACAGACCCTAACTACTACAAGTGGACCCAGTGGATTTTCACCAAGTTGTATGAAAAAGGCCTAGCCTACGAGGCAGAAGTGCCTGTAAACTGGGTGGAGGAATTAGGAACAGCTATCGCCAATGAAGAGGTCCTTCCTGACGGAACATCTGAACGTGGTGGCTACCCTGTTGTCCGCAAGCCAATGCGCCAATGGATGTTGAAAATCACAGCCTATGCAGAGCGTTTGCTTAACGACTTAGAAGAAGTTGATTGGCCAGAGTCAATCAAGGATATGCAACGCAACTGGATTGGTAAGTCAACCGGTGCCAATGTGACCTTCAAAATCAAGGACACAGACAAGGACTTCACTGTTTTCACAACTCGTCCTGACACCCTTTTCGGTGCGACCTACGCAGTTCTTGCTCCTGAGCATGACTTGGTGGATAGTATCACATCAGCTGAACAAGCAGAAGCTGTGGCAGAGTACAAACGCCAAGCTTCTCTTAAATCAGACCTAGCCCGTACAGACCTAGCAAAAGACAAGACAGGTGTTTGGACAGGTGCCTACGCCATTAACCCTGTAAACGGCAAAGAAATCCCAATCTGGATTGCGGACTATGTGCTGGCAAGCTACGGAACAGGTGCTATCATGGCTGTTCCTGCTCACGACGAGCGTGACTGGGAATTTGCTAAGCAGTTTAATTTGGAGATTATTCCAGTTCTGGAAGGTGGCAATGTAGAAGAAGCCCCTTACACAGAAGATGGCATTCATATCAACTCTGACTTCTTAGACGGTCTTAACAAGGAAGAAGCTATTGCTAAAATGGTGGCTTGGTTGGAAGAAAATGGTGTCGGTCAGGAGAAAATTTCTTACCGCCTCCGCGACTGGCTCTTCAGCCGTCAACGTTATTGGGGTGAGCCAATTCCAATCATCCACTGGGAAGACGGCACTTCCACAGCAGTACCAGAAAATGAGTTACCTCTGGTATTGCCAAAAACCTCAGACATCAAGCCTTCAGGTACAGGGGAGTCACCTCTTGCTAACTTGACAGACTGGTTGGAGGTGGTGCGTGAAGACGGTGTTAAAGGTCGCCGTGAGACCAACACTATGCCACAATGGGCGGGCTCTAGCTGGTACTACCTCCGCTACATCGACCCCCACAACGACGAGAAATTGGCAGACGAAGAGCTTCTCAAGGCTTGGTTGCCAGTGGATATCTACATCGGTGGTGCCGAGCATGCGGTCCTTCACTTGCTTTATGCTCGTTTCTGGCATAAGTTCCTTTACGACCTTGGCGTTGTGCCGACCAAAGAGCCTTTCCAAAAACTCTTTAACCAGGGCATGATTTTGGGAACTAGCTACCGCGACAGCCGTGGTGCCCTTGTAGCGACAGATAAGGTTGAAAAACGTGATGGTTCCTTCTTCCACATCGAAACTGGTGAGGAGTTGGAGCAGGCACCTGCTAAGATGTCTAAGTCCCTTAAAAACGTGGTCAACCCAGACGATGTAGTTGAACAGTTTGGTGCGGACACGCTTCGTGTTTATGAAATGTTTATGGGTCCACTTGATGCGTCAATCGCTTGGTCAGAAGAAGGCCTTGAGGGCAGCCGTAAGTTCCTTGACCGTGTTTACCGCCTGATTACAACGAAGGAAATTTCTTCGGAAAATAGCGGAGCGCTTGATAAAGTTTACAATGAAACTGTGAAGACGGTGACTGAGCATATTGAAGACCTGAAATTCAACACGGCTATCGCCCAGCTCATGATTTTTGTCAACGCAGCCAACAAGGAAGACAAGCTTTACGTCGAATACGCCAAAGGCTTTGTCCAATTGATCGCTCCATTTGCGCCACACTTGGCAGAAGAACTCTGGCAGGGTCTGGCAGCAACAGGCCAGTCAATCAGCTATGTCGCATGGCCAACATATGATGAAAGCAAACTAGTAGAAAGCGAAGTGGAAATTGTTGTCCAAATCAAAGGGAAGGTAAAAGCTCGCTTGACCGTTGCCAAAGACCTGTCACCAGCAGAGCTTGAAAAAGTAGCTCTGGCAGACGAAAAAGTCCAAGCTGAAATCGCTGGGCAAACAGTGGTGAAGGTGATTGTTATTGCAAACAAACTCGTCAATATCGTTACCAAGTGA
- a CDS encoding IS110 family transposase has protein sequence MRAVFGIDVSKVSSEVAILVNGEKVHGYTISNDALGFAWLLGDLRTVHKPEIIFEATGVYSRRLQTFLEDNGYAYTRLNPLEAKKQLDSLRVRKTDQIDAEKLAQSQFVLNRKPTYVQEEVYQNLRDLSRFYQNLTEDIVRAKNRLHKVLQVTFPELENILSTPSGEQYWNLVIAFPCKDFVLHLSKDELSESIRQSTSKRISDKRVAYLAEKLIALANQSYCAVKKTSPMLEEVRYYGKELLRLSEQRQTVLDQMVELAQPLPEYDILLSIPGIAETTATSIIGELGDIRRFQSANQINAFIGIDLRHYESGNFLAKEHITKRGNPYARKILFKCIHNIASASHTNPCHIADFYEKRKRQSQTTSTKPHTIASIHRLIRTMYYLITHNKLYDYTLTQNQ, from the coding sequence ATGCGTGCAGTTTTTGGGATTGATGTGAGTAAGGTAAGTTCAGAAGTGGCCATTCTAGTCAATGGTGAGAAAGTTCATGGCTATACCATATCCAATGACGCCTTAGGCTTTGCTTGGCTACTTGGCGATTTGAGAACCGTCCATAAGCCAGAAATCATCTTTGAAGCAACAGGTGTCTACTCTCGCCGTCTCCAAACTTTTCTAGAAGATAATGGCTATGCTTATACACGGCTTAATCCCTTAGAAGCTAAGAAGCAACTGGATAGCTTGCGTGTGCGGAAAACAGATCAAATTGACGCCGAAAAACTGGCTCAATCTCAATTTGTGCTGAATCGTAAACCCACTTATGTCCAAGAAGAAGTCTACCAAAACTTGCGGGATCTTAGCCGTTTCTATCAGAATCTGACCGAGGACATTGTTCGAGCTAAAAACCGTCTGCACAAGGTCTTACAAGTCACTTTTCCTGAATTGGAAAATATCTTATCAACACCATCTGGCGAACAATACTGGAACCTGGTCATAGCTTTTCCTTGCAAGGACTTCGTGCTTCATTTAAGCAAGGACGAACTCTCAGAGAGCATTCGTCAGTCCACCTCAAAACGGATTTCTGACAAGCGTGTGGCGTACTTAGCTGAGAAGCTGATAGCACTAGCTAATCAATCTTATTGTGCCGTCAAGAAAACCTCTCCAATGCTGGAAGAGGTGCGTTACTATGGAAAAGAATTGCTTCGGCTTTCTGAACAGAGACAAACTGTCCTAGACCAAATGGTGGAACTAGCTCAGCCATTACCTGAATATGACATTCTGCTCTCTATTCCTGGAATAGCTGAGACTACTGCAACAAGTATTATTGGTGAACTGGGAGATATTCGCCGTTTTCAGTCTGCCAATCAAATCAATGCCTTTATCGGTATTGACCTGAGACACTATGAATCTGGTAACTTCCTCGCTAAGGAACACATTACCAAGCGTGGCAATCCCTACGCTAGAAAGATTCTGTTCAAATGCATTCACAATATCGCTTCAGCCAGTCACACCAATCCTTGCCATATCGCCGACTTTTATGAGAAACGAAAAAGACAATCGCAAACGACTTCTACAAAGCCACACACGATTGCCTCCATACATCGTCTCATTCGGACAATGTATTACCTCATAACGCATAACAAACTTTACGATTACACTTTAACCCAAAATCAGTAA
- a CDS encoding alpha/beta hydrolase: MMKDIVLIHGTWCDGSVWGDFVRKLEIMGLRVHTPSLRYHDLPYDEVMEKVGAVSLTDYADDLVALVESLDEPPLLLGHSLGCLLAQMVAERTQVTGMILMGPAPTADIFALYPTMIRCFIRHFLRWGFWKKPMPPYKDEFFRYCLNVQEPSLKEEIFKTLVPESGKVYTQMAFPFFDKSRAGYVDFSKITGPVLVITGSEDKMTVSAIAQKTAKNYQDSVLVSLTGADHMYESGKFQDKTLSVIHAWLSEKAYL; encoded by the coding sequence ATGATGAAAGATATCGTTTTAATTCACGGAACTTGGTGTGACGGTTCCGTCTGGGGAGATTTTGTCCGTAAATTAGAAATAATGGGCTTGCGGGTCCACACCCCTAGCTTGCGCTACCACGACCTACCTTATGATGAAGTCATGGAAAAGGTCGGTGCCGTCAGCCTGACAGACTATGCTGATGATTTGGTCGCCTTGGTTGAGAGCCTAGACGAGCCACCGCTGCTCTTGGGGCACTCTCTTGGCTGTCTCTTAGCACAAATGGTCGCGGAACGCACTCAGGTGACTGGTATGATTCTCATGGGACCCGCTCCTACAGCTGACATCTTCGCTCTCTACCCAACCATGATTCGTTGTTTTATCCGCCACTTCTTACGCTGGGGATTTTGGAAAAAGCCCATGCCACCTTATAAAGACGAATTCTTCCGCTACTGCCTTAACGTTCAGGAGCCTTCCCTCAAAGAAGAGATCTTCAAGACCCTGGTGCCCGAGTCTGGCAAGGTTTATACTCAGATGGCATTTCCTTTCTTTGACAAAAGCAGAGCAGGCTATGTGGATTTCAGTAAGATTACAGGACCTGTTCTAGTCATCACAGGTAGCGAGGACAAGATGACCGTTTCTGCCATTGCCCAAAAAACAGCTAAAAACTACCAAGATTCTGTCCTGGTTTCTCTGACAGGAGCAGACCATATGTATGAATCCGGCAAATTCCAAGACAAAACCCTCTCTGTTATTCACGCTTGGTTGAGCGAAAAAGCTTATCTATAA